A genomic region of Dreissena polymorpha isolate Duluth1 chromosome 4, UMN_Dpol_1.0, whole genome shotgun sequence contains the following coding sequences:
- the LOC127877190 gene encoding uncharacterized protein LOC127877190 — protein sequence MSYRKACSKFGVPVMTIQNRISGKVDELAHAGRPTVIPAEVEVELVEKIKRAANMGFGITRRMLLVKIGRIVRKLGIKSPFRNGVPGKDWIAGFLKRHPDVSLRTPQALSTCRARMLNETVTNNYFNDLAWLLESLCLQDKPVRIWNIDETSVPLLHKPARVLGPSGAKNIPGRVGNNRENVSVLACVNAAGGEIPPLVIVKGKTYKSLLSYNTEAGVPGSVYTFQERAWMEDTLGEIWFRGHFLKHCGPARPQLIILDSHSSHETLGLIDAAIANDVHLLAFPPHTTQWLCPLDKSVFGPLSREYSRFCTEFMALSPNNMVNKWEWPRLFRQAHDKSFSITNIVSGFRKCGIYPVDRNAIPKTALAPSVPFDVQLTTTNITTPSGVDNVVAQQPDPRDHHTEVLETAHDGIVLNETELIGLVTSGQYPCTVDPVSGNLEISLELFNGQPMQQSVERRPFVHDWSVVVDQEFALPTSERTTGMEKPSSRKLTSHRILTSEEIVKKKREDK from the exons ATGTCGTACCGGAAAGCTTGTAGCAAATTCGGTGTCCCAGTCATGACCATCCAAAACCGGATCAGCGGCAAGGTCGACGAATTGGCACACGCTGGGCGACCAACAGTCATACCAGCCGAAGTTGAGGTGGAGCTAGTTGAAAAAATTAAACGGGCAGCGAACATG GGATTTGGAATAACCAGACGAATGTTGCTAGTGAAGATCGGCAGAATCGTCCGCAAGCTAGGAATTAAGTCCCCATTTAGAAATGGCGTGCCTGGCAAGGATTGGATTGCGGGATTTTTGAAGAGGCACCCAGACGTAAGCCTAAGGACACCACAGGCTTTATCAACGTGCAGAGCAAGGATGTTAAATGAAACTgtcacaaacaattattttaacgaTCTTGCTTGGCTGCTCGAATCTCTTTGTTTACAGGACAAGCCTGTTCGCATCTGGAACATAGATGAAACCAGCGTTCCACTGCTGCACAAGCCGGCTAGGGTGCTTGGGCCTTCCGGTGCGAAAAATATTCCCGGAAGGGTTGGGAATAACCGGGAAAATGTTTCTGTCCTGGCCTGTGTAAACGCTGCTGGTGGCGAGATCCCCCCTCTGGTTATTGTTAAGGGCAAAACTTacaaaagtttgctatcttaCAATACTGAGGCCGGTGTTCCCGGCAGCGTTTACACATTCCAGGAACGAGCTTGGATGGAGGATACGTTGGGCGAGATCTGGTTTCGGGGCCATTTTCTTAAACACTGTGGTCCAGCAAGGCCCCAGCTTATAATTCTGGACTCTCACTCATCCCACGAGACACTTGGTCTCATAGACGCAGCTATCGCTAACGATGTCCATCTTTTAGCGTTTCCACCCCACACAACCCAGTGGTTGTGCCCTTTGGACAAGTCCGTATTCGGTCCACTTTCTCGAGAGTATTCAAGATTCTGTACCGAATTCATGGCACTTAGCCCAAACAACATGGTTAACAAATGGGAGTGGCCTCGGCTGTTCAGGCAAGCTCATGACAAATCTTTTAGCATCACTAACATCGTCAGCGGGTTTCGCAAATGCGGTATCTACCCTGTGGACCGAAATGCCATTCCAAAGACAGCACTTGCGCCCTCGGTCCCCTTCGATGTACAACTAACCACGACTAACATCACAACACCATCCGGTGTCGATAATGTTGTTGCACAGCAGCCAGATCCACGGGACCATCACACGGAAGTGTTGGAAACTGCCCACGACGGAATTGTCCTAAATGAAACAGAACTGATTGGACTCGTAACATCAGGACAGTATCCCTGTACTGTTGATCCCGTATCAGGGAATCTGGAAATAAGTCTCGAGTTGTTTAATGGTCAGCCCATGCAGCAAAGTGTGGAGCGAAGACCCTTTGTGCATGATTGGTCAGTTGTGGTTGACCAGGAATTCGCGCTGCCGACATCTGAAAGAACTACCGGTATGGAGAAACCCAGTTCCAGGAAGTTGACAAGCCATAGAATTTTAACTTCCGAGGAAATAGTTAAAAAGAAACGAGAAGACaagtaa
- the LOC127879044 gene encoding uncharacterized protein LOC127879044 produces MDVYTFRLWEMYVSTVRSEYFQGLTKLETKNKLVFGRFENSDGMVQPSNINHWVQDAWRKSGMQDLYPDYHFSLTLNRKRITLVRRMADQQRAHEIVDFLKHNMSTANRHYAPIEQLEQSQKTYRWFQLHVALMSATASATNPQMPNRPDVALANRRRFGLGPSIASATALNWRRTFYTRASPSCQVLTVTGPPYDGYGIVGGEGDWGHDSRNS; encoded by the exons ATGGACGTCTATACTTTCCGGCTGTGGGAGATGTACGTGTCAACAGTCAGGTCAGAGTATTTTCAGGGCCTTACGAAGTTGGAGACAAAGAACAAGCTTGTTTTTGGCCGCTTTGAGAACAGCGACGGTATGGTGCAGCCGTCGAACATCAACCACTGGGTACAGGACGCTTGGAGAAA ATCGGGCATGCAGGACCTGTATCCAGATTACCACTTCTCCCTCACTTTGAACCGGAAGCGGATTACCTTGGTCAGAAGGATGGCGGACCAGCAAAGGGCACATGAAATAGTTGACTTTCTGAAGCACAACATGTCAACCGCGAACCGGCACTACGCGCCGATCGAGCAGTT GGAACAGTCACAGAAAACCTACAGATGGTTTCAACTACACGTTGCCTTGATGTCGGCCACAGCATCCGCCACCAACCCGCAAATGCCAAACCGCCCTGATGTCGCGCTGGCTAATAGACGCCGGTTTGGTCTGGGCCCTTCCATAGCCTCCGCTACTGCACTAAACTGGAGACGAACGTTCTACACGAGGGCCTCCCCATCATGTCAGGTACTGACAGTCACAGGGCCGCCCTACGACGGATACGGCATTGTCGGAGGGGAAGGAGACTGGGGACACGACAGCCGGAATTCCTAG
- the LOC127877194 gene encoding piggyBac transposable element-derived protein 2-like, producing MCPEFEADDFENDRDYLSNLHMNWFREVREPLVPPFTGESGLKVELETDATPLEHFNVFLNNTDMTNIAFETNRYFSQIRAQKVPSCYSRMNSWVDTSGNEIAKFLGMTILMGLVDKHCISSYWSTDKHESTLIYGTQMTRDRFMSILSFLHLADNSIAPSRLEDGFDPLYKLGSATPILRTRTSPLTREWSRGEDVCGSDSTYQTSQTSLV from the exons ATGTGTCCTGAGTTTGAAGCCgatgattttgaaaatgataGGGACTACCTGAGCAACTTACACATGAATTGGTTTCGTGAAGTGAGGGAGCCACTCGTTCCGCCATTCACTGGCGAGAGTGGTTTGAAAGTTGAACTGGAGACGGATGCTACTCCATTAGAACATTTCAATGTGTTTCTAAATAATACAGACATGACCAATATAGCTTTTGAAACAAATCGCTATTTCTCGCAGATACGAGCGCAGAAGGTTCCCTCCTGTTACTCCCGCATGAACTCTTGGGTAGACACCAGTGGAAATGAGATCGCAAAATTCCTGGGAATGACGATATTGATGGGCCTTGTTGACAAACACTGCATAAGTTCGTATTGGTCTACTGACAAACATGAAAGCACTCTCATCTATGGAACTCAAATGACAAGGGATCGTTTCATGTCAATCCTTTCCTTTCTTCACCTGGCTGACAACTCCATTGCTCCCAGTAGACTTGAAGATGGGTTCGATCCTCTGTACAAA CTCGGTTCCGCAACACCTATACTCCGGACCAGAACATCGCCATTGACGAGGGAATGGTCCCGTGGAGAGGACGTTTGCGGTTCAGACAGTACATACCAAACAAGCCAGACAAGTTTGGTATAA